In one window of Skermanella rosea DNA:
- the glgP gene encoding alpha-glucan family phosphorylase — MTGLDPFIERSRIAYISMEIAIKPEIHTYSGGLGILAGDVARSCADLELPVVLVTLVSREGYLRQEIAPDGRQVDHPDPWIPADWAVPLDAMIAVEIEGRPVWTRAWLHVVESPLGGDVPVILLDTDVDQNNADDRRITDRLYGGDAVHRLRQETVLGIGAARMLRALGFEIEFYHLNEGHAALLAVELLRRTPNPVANERPDDCPSDAPFDQDLCAQCLFDVAHVRARCAFTTHTPVEAGHDRFDYEDVKRVLGDFIRIDQLRLLGGPDLLNMTRLALNLSGYVNGVARRHAETTRHLFPGYRISAVTNGVHPATWVHPGLARLLDGAVPGWGLEPELLVRADQLPNTEVCAAHQEAKHALLEEIQRRTGVAMTPERPLIGFARRMTAYKRPDLLFADLERLRSISRLFPFQLVMAGKAHPRDEPGKQLIQEIHGHIRDLAGDIPMTFVPGYDMEFAHALVSGSDIWLNTPLPPLEASGTSGMKAALNGVLCLSTLDGWWLEACIEGVTGWAIGDTALGTAGDDAEELYVKLERTVLPLYYGDRDRWVWMMKQSLSKIGSYFNSHRMMKSYAVQAYFARP, encoded by the coding sequence ATGACTGGCCTGGATCCCTTCATCGAACGTTCCCGGATTGCCTATATTTCCATGGAAATCGCGATCAAGCCTGAGATCCACACCTACAGCGGCGGCCTGGGCATCCTGGCCGGGGATGTGGCGCGTTCGTGCGCGGACCTCGAATTGCCCGTGGTTCTCGTTACCCTGGTGAGCAGAGAGGGCTATCTCCGGCAGGAGATCGCTCCGGACGGTCGGCAGGTCGATCATCCGGACCCATGGATTCCAGCAGACTGGGCGGTCCCGCTCGATGCGATGATTGCAGTCGAGATCGAGGGTCGGCCGGTTTGGACCCGCGCCTGGCTCCATGTCGTCGAAAGCCCCCTGGGGGGCGATGTCCCAGTTATCCTGCTGGACACCGATGTCGATCAAAACAACGCCGATGACCGCCGGATCACCGATAGGTTGTACGGCGGTGATGCCGTCCACAGGCTGAGGCAGGAGACGGTCCTGGGCATCGGCGCCGCTCGCATGCTGCGCGCCCTGGGCTTCGAGATTGAGTTCTACCACCTCAATGAGGGCCATGCAGCGCTCCTGGCCGTCGAGCTTCTTCGAAGGACCCCCAATCCCGTCGCCAATGAGCGGCCGGACGATTGCCCATCCGACGCACCCTTCGACCAGGACCTGTGTGCGCAGTGCCTGTTCGATGTCGCCCATGTACGGGCACGATGCGCGTTCACTACCCACACGCCCGTCGAGGCCGGACACGACCGGTTCGACTACGAGGACGTCAAACGTGTCCTTGGCGACTTCATCCGCATCGATCAGCTGCGGCTGCTGGGCGGTCCGGACCTCCTGAACATGACCAGGCTGGCTCTGAACCTGAGCGGCTACGTCAACGGCGTCGCGCGACGACATGCGGAAACGACGAGACACCTGTTCCCAGGCTATCGGATTTCGGCCGTCACGAACGGAGTTCACCCCGCCACCTGGGTTCACCCTGGCCTTGCCCGTCTTCTCGATGGAGCCGTGCCGGGCTGGGGCCTCGAACCAGAGCTCCTTGTCCGGGCGGACCAGTTGCCGAATACCGAGGTCTGCGCCGCGCATCAGGAGGCCAAGCACGCCCTCCTTGAAGAGATACAACGTAGAACAGGAGTGGCGATGACGCCCGAGCGGCCCCTGATCGGTTTCGCCAGGCGCATGACCGCCTACAAGCGTCCGGATCTCCTGTTCGCTGACCTTGAGCGTCTGCGTTCGATCAGTCGTTTGTTCCCATTCCAGCTGGTCATGGCGGGAAAGGCGCACCCGCGGGACGAACCGGGAAAGCAGCTGATCCAGGAGATCCACGGCCACATCCGCGACCTAGCAGGCGACATCCCGATGACGTTTGTTCCCGGCTACGACATGGAGTTCGCCCACGCCCTGGTTTCCGGCTCGGACATCTGGCTGAACACCCCGCTGCCGCCCCTCGAGGCGTCCGGGACCAGCGGCATGAAAGCAGCGTTGAACGGTGTCCTGTGCCTTAGTACGCTCGACGGCTGGTGGCTGGAAGCGTGCATCGAGGGTGTGACCGGCTGGGCGATCGGCGACACCGCGCTCGGCACGGCAGGTGACGACGCCGAGGAGCTTTACGTCAAGCTGGAGCGCACCGTGCTTCCCCTCTATTACGGCGACAGGGATCGGTGGGTTTGGATGATGAAACAATCCCTGTCCAAGATCGGAAGCTATTTCAACAGCCACCGGATGATGAAGAGCTACGCCGTCCAGGCTTACTTCGCGAGGCCGTAA
- a CDS encoding heavy metal translocating P-type ATPase: MTDLHRGHEHHDHDHHHTGHQAGHVNRATVKDPVCGMTVDPEQTEYHARHGNEIFHFCSARCRDKFAADPEQYLKPAAKPAAAEQAGHPAPKPGVIYTCPMHPEIRQEGPGNCPICGMALEPVTGGVEGEPNPELVDMTRRFWIGAALTVPLVLLELGAHLPGLGLHALISPQTSLWLQFLLATPVVLWSGWPLLERGWRSFVNRSLNMFSLIALGVGVAYLFSLVATFLPGIFPAGFRSAEGLVSVYYEAAAVITVLVLLGQVLELRAREQTGGAIKALLNLAPKAARRIRVDGEDEEVPLEVVHVGDRLRVRPGEGVPVDGEVLEGRSAVDESMVTGESMAVAKEPGSKVIGGTVNQTGSLVMRADKVGADTMLSRIVTMVAEAQRSRAPIQRLADVVSGWFVPTVVVIAILSFIAWAIWGPTPAFAYGLIAAVSVLIIACPCALGLATPMSIMVGVGKGATAGVLIKNAEALERFEKVDTLVVDKTGTLTEGKPRVTAVVAAPGMDEATVLSLAASLERSSEHPLAAAIVASAKERGVPVEDVVDFDSVTGKGVVGKVGGRTVALGNARMMQDQGITLGDLEARADDLRREGATALFAAIDGRPGGVIAVADPIKASTPHALETLRADGVRIVMLTGDNRTTAEAVARKLGIDDVEAEVLPEDKNQVVKRLKAQGRVVAMAGDGVNDAPALAEADIGVAMGTGTEVAIQSAGVTLVKGDLAGIARARVLSRATMRNIRQNLFLAFVYNALGVPVAAGVFYPLFGWTLSPIIAAAAMALSSVSVVGNALRLRTVKL; encoded by the coding sequence ATGACCGACCTGCATCGAGGCCATGAACATCATGACCATGATCATCATCATACCGGGCATCAAGCCGGTCACGTGAACCGGGCGACGGTGAAGGACCCCGTCTGCGGCATGACGGTGGATCCCGAACAAACAGAGTATCACGCGCGGCACGGGAATGAGATCTTCCACTTCTGCTCCGCACGATGCCGCGACAAGTTCGCCGCTGATCCGGAGCAGTACCTGAAACCAGCGGCCAAACCGGCCGCAGCGGAGCAGGCGGGTCATCCCGCACCGAAGCCGGGGGTTATCTACACCTGTCCGATGCACCCGGAGATCCGCCAGGAAGGACCGGGCAATTGCCCGATCTGCGGCATGGCCCTGGAGCCCGTCACGGGCGGCGTCGAGGGTGAACCTAATCCCGAACTCGTGGACATGACCCGGCGGTTCTGGATCGGAGCCGCCCTGACAGTGCCGCTGGTCCTTCTGGAGCTGGGCGCCCATCTGCCGGGTCTCGGGCTCCACGCCCTGATCTCCCCTCAGACATCCCTATGGCTGCAGTTCCTGCTGGCAACGCCGGTGGTCCTGTGGTCCGGCTGGCCGCTGCTGGAGCGGGGGTGGCGGTCGTTCGTGAACCGCAGCCTGAACATGTTCAGCCTGATAGCTCTGGGCGTGGGCGTCGCCTACCTGTTCAGCCTCGTCGCGACCTTTTTGCCCGGCATCTTCCCGGCAGGTTTCCGCAGTGCTGAGGGTCTGGTATCAGTCTACTATGAGGCGGCAGCCGTGATTACCGTGCTGGTGCTACTCGGGCAGGTTCTGGAACTCCGGGCGCGCGAGCAGACTGGTGGCGCCATCAAAGCCTTGCTGAACCTGGCGCCGAAGGCAGCGCGCCGCATCCGAGTAGACGGCGAGGACGAGGAGGTGCCGCTCGAGGTCGTTCATGTCGGTGATCGGCTGCGGGTCCGCCCCGGAGAGGGCGTGCCCGTCGATGGCGAGGTGCTGGAGGGTCGCAGCGCCGTGGACGAATCCATGGTGACCGGCGAGTCCATGGCGGTAGCAAAAGAACCCGGCTCCAAGGTGATCGGCGGCACGGTGAACCAGACAGGATCCCTGGTGATGCGCGCCGACAAGGTCGGTGCGGACACCATGCTGTCCCGGATCGTGACCATGGTCGCCGAGGCCCAGCGTAGCCGGGCGCCAATCCAGCGGCTCGCCGACGTGGTTTCCGGATGGTTCGTCCCGACGGTCGTCGTGATCGCAATCCTGTCCTTCATTGCCTGGGCGATCTGGGGACCGACTCCCGCCTTCGCCTACGGACTGATCGCGGCCGTGTCGGTCCTGATCATCGCCTGCCCCTGCGCGCTCGGTCTCGCCACGCCCATGTCGATCATGGTCGGCGTCGGGAAAGGCGCCACCGCGGGCGTGCTGATCAAGAACGCCGAGGCGCTGGAGCGGTTCGAGAAGGTGGACACGCTGGTCGTCGATAAGACCGGCACGCTGACCGAGGGCAAGCCCCGGGTGACGGCGGTGGTCGCCGCCCCGGGCATGGACGAGGCAACCGTCCTGTCGCTGGCGGCCAGCCTGGAACGGTCCAGCGAACACCCCCTGGCCGCGGCCATCGTCGCCTCCGCCAAGGAGCGGGGCGTGCCAGTGGAGGATGTCGTCGATTTCGACTCCGTCACCGGCAAGGGTGTGGTCGGCAAGGTTGGCGGGCGAACGGTGGCCCTCGGCAACGCGAGGATGATGCAGGACCAGGGCATCACCCTCGGTGATCTGGAGGCGCGCGCCGACGACCTCCGGCGCGAGGGCGCCACGGCCCTGTTCGCCGCGATCGACGGCAGGCCCGGCGGCGTGATCGCGGTCGCGGATCCGATCAAGGCGAGCACGCCGCACGCGCTGGAGACGCTGCGGGCCGACGGCGTCCGGATCGTGATGCTGACCGGCGACAACCGGACCACCGCCGAGGCGGTGGCCCGCAAGCTCGGCATTGATGACGTCGAGGCCGAAGTTCTGCCCGAGGACAAAAACCAGGTCGTCAAGCGCCTGAAAGCACAGGGCCGCGTGGTGGCGATGGCGGGCGACGGCGTCAACGACGCCCCGGCGCTGGCGGAAGCGGACATCGGCGTCGCGATGGGCACCGGCACCGAGGTCGCGATCCAGAGTGCTGGCGTCACCCTGGTCAAGGGCGATCTCGCCGGCATCGCCCGCGCGCGGGTCCTGAGCCGGGCGACGATGCGCAACATCCGTCAGAACCTGTTCCTGGCGTTCGTCTACAACGCGCTCGGCGTGCCGGTCGCCGCGGGCGTCTTCTATCCGCTGTTCGGGTGGACCCTGTCGCCCATCATCGCGGCCGCGGCCATGGCCCTGAGTTCGGTATCCGTGGTGGGCAACGCGCTGCGCCTGCGAACGGTCAAGCTCTAG
- a CDS encoding F510_1955 family glycosylhydrolase, whose translation MTHRDGTKLYAREPLGRIRGPKQTRKSTMNDVQRRLFVRALAAATGTLLLGAALAGPVRAAETVRLSEVSHLHGIAVDATDPSRLYLASHHGVWVTNPDGTATRVSDNRNDYMGFTPNPARPGSFFASGHPERGGNLGVLSSSDGARTWRQVSAGVNGPVDFHSMDVSAADPNILYGHYGSVQVSRDGGKIWEMAGKPPADIFDLAASGKDPNTVYAATRSGLMISRDAGRTWQAASLVQRPATMVATTVNGTVYAFQVGIGLLRTTEPSLAWQTVGSGFGESVLLHFAADPTDPERLYAVTDKNVILASRDGGKTWKPLQS comes from the coding sequence ATGACCCATCGTGACGGTACGAAGCTGTACGCAAGGGAACCGCTGGGACGGATACGCGGCCCGAAACAAACAAGGAAATCGACTATGAATGATGTGCAGCGCAGGCTGTTTGTCAGGGCTTTGGCCGCGGCAACCGGGACCCTGCTCCTCGGTGCCGCTCTCGCCGGGCCGGTGCGGGCCGCCGAGACGGTGAGGCTGTCGGAGGTTTCCCACCTGCATGGGATCGCCGTCGATGCAACGGATCCGTCACGACTGTATCTCGCCTCCCACCATGGCGTCTGGGTGACCAACCCGGATGGCACGGCGACCCGGGTATCCGACAATCGGAACGACTACATGGGCTTCACGCCCAACCCGGCCCGGCCCGGATCGTTCTTCGCCAGCGGCCATCCCGAACGGGGCGGCAACCTGGGCGTTCTGTCCTCAAGCGATGGCGCGAGGACCTGGAGGCAGGTTTCCGCAGGCGTTAATGGCCCTGTTGACTTCCATTCCATGGATGTCAGCGCAGCCGACCCGAACATCCTGTACGGCCACTATGGGAGCGTCCAGGTCAGTCGGGACGGCGGAAAGATCTGGGAGATGGCGGGCAAGCCACCCGCTGACATATTCGACCTCGCGGCATCCGGGAAGGACCCGAATACAGTCTACGCCGCCACCCGCAGCGGCCTGATGATCAGCCGTGATGCGGGCAGGACCTGGCAAGCCGCCTCCCTGGTCCAGCGACCGGCGACCATGGTCGCGACGACCGTGAACGGCACGGTCTATGCATTCCAGGTCGGTATCGGCCTGCTCAGGACCACCGAGCCGAGTTTGGCTTGGCAGACGGTCGGAAGCGGTTTCGGCGAATCCGTCCTGCTGCACTTCGCGGCCGATCCTACCGATCCCGAGAGGCTCTACGCGGTGACCGACAAGAACGTCATCCTGGCCAGTCGGGACGGCGGCAAAACATGGAAGCCGCTGCAGTCCTGA
- a CDS encoding methyltransferase family protein encodes MTHDAPAYGLWMLVILNSAIFIIFAFSFGKPQSPRDWRSFGAFSAFIVALFTEMYGFPLTIYLLSGWLQTRYPGLDLLSHDAGHLWSTIFGLKGNPHFNVLHVFSNLVILGGFILLSAAWKVLFEAQRHRRLATTGAYAYVRHPQYIAFIAILFGFLLQWPTILTLAMFPLLVLMYVRLARSEEREAARTFGAEYGRYAAVTTAWFPRLGGRNAAGPRQGGAAGA; translated from the coding sequence ATGACCCACGATGCCCCGGCCTACGGACTGTGGATGCTGGTCATCCTAAACTCGGCCATTTTCATCATCTTCGCCTTTAGTTTCGGCAAGCCGCAATCGCCGCGGGACTGGCGCTCCTTCGGGGCCTTCAGTGCCTTCATCGTCGCCCTGTTCACCGAGATGTACGGCTTCCCGCTGACCATCTACCTACTCTCGGGCTGGCTTCAGACCCGTTATCCGGGTCTGGACCTGCTGTCGCACGATGCCGGTCACCTCTGGTCAACGATCTTCGGCCTGAAGGGCAATCCGCACTTCAACGTCCTCCACGTCTTCAGCAACCTGGTGATCCTGGGCGGCTTCATCCTGCTCTCGGCGGCCTGGAAGGTGCTCTTCGAGGCGCAGCGACACCGCCGGCTCGCCACGACGGGCGCCTATGCCTATGTTCGGCACCCCCAGTACATCGCCTTCATCGCCATTCTGTTCGGCTTCCTGCTCCAGTGGCCGACCATCCTGACGCTCGCGATGTTCCCGCTGCTCGTTCTCATGTACGTGCGTCTGGCCCGATCCGAGGAGCGCGAAGCCGCCCGGACGTTCGGAGCCGAATACGGGCGTTACGCCGCCGTCACCACCGCCTGGTTTCCACGCCTCGGCGGTCGGAATGCCGCTGGACCGAGACAGGGCGGGGCTGCGGGTGCCTAG
- a CDS encoding DUF2933 domain-containing protein: MTHDYANRNAETHRPESSWWRSRSGVVLLGFLAVAAFFLLTEHTAHVFGALPWLLLAACPLMHLFMHGGHGGHGGHGHGDRASRSDDADLNERGSP, translated from the coding sequence ATGACGCACGATTACGCCAATCGGAATGCCGAGACGCATCGGCCGGAAAGCTCATGGTGGCGCTCGAGGAGCGGCGTCGTTCTGCTCGGCTTTCTGGCGGTGGCGGCTTTCTTCCTGCTGACAGAGCACACGGCTCACGTTTTCGGCGCGCTGCCGTGGCTGCTTCTGGCGGCCTGCCCGCTGATGCACCTGTTCATGCATGGCGGGCACGGTGGGCATGGCGGGCATGGACACGGCGACCGCGCCAGCCGGAGTGATGACGCCGACCTGAACGAGAGAGGCTCGCCATGA
- a CDS encoding Spy/CpxP family protein refolding chaperone has translation MLSLTRTMLPVFALVAMMAAAQAQTIDQDHTSHHPDGTGAAQPREVPNAGQAGNAPGTGQGMGSGMVVQPGTQQPRGQTNMMGDMGMMGDMGMMGNMGMMGDMGMMGNMGQMMPMMRQMMMGRQDGIGMPFEHVEGRIAFLKTELRITDAQKPQWEAFANILRESARTHQSMHEQMTKGGMPSSWPERLAFQQKALSARLNSLNDLAVAAKPLYAALTDEQRKIADQLLSGPMGTM, from the coding sequence ATGTTGTCTCTCACCCGTACAATGCTGCCGGTTTTCGCGCTGGTCGCCATGATGGCGGCTGCCCAGGCACAAACCATCGATCAGGACCATACCTCCCACCATCCCGACGGCACTGGCGCAGCACAGCCCCGGGAAGTGCCGAATGCGGGTCAGGCCGGCAACGCCCCCGGGACCGGCCAAGGCATGGGCAGCGGCATGGTCGTCCAACCAGGCACTCAGCAGCCGCGCGGCCAGACCAACATGATGGGCGACATGGGAATGATGGGCGACATGGGAATGATGGGAAACATGGGAATGATGGGCGACATGGGAATGATGGGAAACATGGGGCAGATGATGCCCATGATGCGCCAAATGATGATGGGCCGGCAGGACGGCATAGGCATGCCCTTCGAGCATGTCGAGGGCCGGATCGCTTTCCTGAAGACGGAACTCAGGATCACGGACGCTCAGAAACCACAGTGGGAGGCCTTCGCGAACATCCTGCGGGAGAGCGCCAGGACTCACCAGTCGATGCATGAACAGATGACAAAAGGCGGCATGCCATCCTCATGGCCGGAGCGCCTTGCCTTCCAGCAGAAGGCACTTTCAGCCCGACTGAACAGCCTCAACGATTTGGCGGTTGCTGCCAAGCCCCTCTATGCCGCGCTGACCGATGAGCAGCGAAAGATCGCCGACCAACTCCTGTCCGGCCCCATGGGAACGATGTGA
- a CDS encoding YVTN family beta-propeller repeat protein, whose protein sequence is MSINFPQFSRNSKGTLPGRDHEVRRLSLLPLVAAVVATLAVGTAHAQTPMVIEGGFVYTADEHGNSISAIDLATTRVTTTPIPISPHNVQITTDGTRLLAVGAPVTDGHGHSHGGATHDAGETKGRLLVFDAAFLAKGPVGEISVGAHPAHVVPGPDGRRAFVTNAGDNTVSVVDLARMSVVKTIATGRYPHGLRISPNGREVYVANVQDGSLSVIDTNSLTEVARIPVGTTPVQVGFTPNGGRVYVSLRDENRVAVVDTASRTLIGTIEVGRNPIQVHATPDGRFVYAANQGTDAEPADTVSVISVAAGRVIDTIRTGKGAHGVSLSDDGAVVLVTNIVDSTVSVIDTATRRVLTTFAVGRGPNGVTYRSMPR, encoded by the coding sequence ATGAGCATCAACTTTCCGCAATTTTCTCGCAACTCGAAAGGGACGCTTCCCGGCCGCGACCACGAAGTCAGGCGACTGTCCCTGCTGCCGCTTGTCGCGGCAGTCGTGGCGACGCTTGCCGTCGGCACAGCCCACGCACAAACTCCCATGGTGATTGAAGGAGGCTTCGTTTACACCGCCGATGAGCATGGCAATTCCATCAGCGCGATCGATCTCGCCACCACCCGGGTTACGACGACTCCGATCCCGATCTCGCCGCATAACGTCCAAATCACGACAGACGGCACCCGGCTTCTGGCGGTCGGCGCCCCGGTCACCGACGGTCACGGACACAGCCATGGCGGAGCCACACATGATGCGGGTGAGACCAAGGGACGGCTGCTGGTCTTCGATGCGGCGTTCCTAGCCAAAGGTCCCGTCGGGGAGATCAGTGTCGGCGCCCATCCGGCCCATGTCGTCCCTGGGCCGGACGGTCGGCGGGCATTCGTGACCAACGCTGGCGACAACACCGTCAGTGTGGTGGATCTGGCGCGGATGTCGGTGGTCAAGACGATCGCTACCGGTCGCTATCCGCATGGACTTCGGATAAGCCCGAACGGGCGCGAGGTCTACGTCGCCAACGTTCAGGACGGCAGCCTGTCCGTCATTGATACCAATTCGCTCACGGAAGTGGCGCGGATCCCGGTCGGCACCACGCCGGTTCAGGTCGGTTTCACCCCGAACGGCGGCCGTGTTTACGTCTCGCTGCGCGATGAAAACCGTGTCGCCGTGGTTGACACCGCCTCGCGGACCCTGATCGGAACGATCGAAGTCGGGCGGAACCCGATCCAGGTCCACGCCACACCGGATGGGCGCTTTGTCTACGCCGCCAACCAGGGCACGGACGCCGAACCGGCCGACACCGTCTCAGTGATCAGCGTGGCCGCCGGTCGCGTCATCGATACTATTCGCACTGGAAAAGGAGCGCATGGTGTCAGCCTGAGCGATGACGGAGCCGTCGTCCTCGTCACCAATATCGTGGACAGCACCGTCTCTGTAATCGACACCGCGACACGGCGGGTCCTGACAACCTTCGCGGTGGGGCGTGGTCCCAACGGCGTAACATACCGGTCGATGCCGAGGTGA
- a CDS encoding ATP-binding protein codes for MARVVAALQLMAPNTIVGRAVAILLVALALSHLLSMVWYQSYLSYQADLADERVAAERIAAVKQAVMALPPEERESAAHSLSGRGLTTHWSAIPLVEEASARDDRLDMLVRRLQQLVPGIHGNGLRVAYAAEGHGADHVLLVSTRLPDGSWINARATALSTLDRQDRHFIVPTTLMSLAILAVSIYLVRVCTAEFRSIARAARRLGVDVTAPPLPVHGPEEVREAAMAFNEMQGRIRTLVTDRTQMLAAISHDLRSPITTIRLRAEFIEEGEERDRIVAQLDEMEAMVSATLSFLRDDGGREDTKVVDISALLATICDDLSDAGRPACFRGPTGATMRCRPIGLKRALANLAGNAVKYGASATVILETLPDRLVISIDDEGPGIPDSELETVFNPFYRLEESRNRETGGFGLGLTVARSVIRGHGGDLVLENRPSGGLRALITLPWVS; via the coding sequence ATGGCGAGGGTGGTGGCGGCTCTGCAATTGATGGCGCCAAACACTATCGTCGGCCGTGCCGTGGCGATCCTGCTGGTAGCACTGGCTCTGTCGCACCTGCTCAGCATGGTCTGGTACCAATCCTACCTGTCGTATCAGGCAGACCTGGCTGATGAGCGGGTCGCGGCCGAGCGGATTGCTGCGGTCAAACAAGCCGTCATGGCCCTGCCGCCCGAGGAGCGCGAGAGTGCCGCGCATTCCCTGTCCGGCCGCGGCCTCACCACCCATTGGAGCGCCATTCCGTTGGTCGAGGAGGCGTCCGCCCGAGACGACCGACTCGACATGCTGGTGCGACGCCTGCAGCAGCTGGTTCCCGGGATCCACGGCAACGGCCTGCGCGTCGCCTACGCGGCGGAGGGACACGGCGCCGACCATGTTCTGCTGGTATCGACAAGGCTGCCCGACGGAAGCTGGATCAACGCTCGGGCGACGGCACTGAGCACCCTGGACAGGCAGGACCGGCACTTCATCGTTCCGACCACGTTGATGTCGCTCGCCATCCTGGCCGTCTCCATCTATCTGGTCCGCGTCTGCACCGCCGAGTTCAGGAGCATCGCCCGCGCGGCGCGGCGGCTCGGGGTTGATGTGACAGCGCCGCCCCTGCCGGTTCATGGGCCGGAAGAGGTGCGGGAGGCTGCCATGGCGTTCAACGAGATGCAGGGCAGGATCCGCACCCTGGTAACGGATCGGACACAGATGCTTGCCGCCATCTCTCACGATCTTCGCTCTCCCATCACGACCATCCGGCTGCGCGCGGAATTCATCGAAGAGGGCGAAGAGCGTGACCGCATCGTGGCCCAGCTGGACGAAATGGAGGCCATGGTGTCCGCCACGCTGTCATTTCTCAGGGACGATGGAGGACGGGAGGACACCAAGGTGGTCGATATCAGCGCGCTGCTGGCGACCATCTGTGACGACTTGTCCGATGCGGGGCGTCCGGCGTGTTTCCGGGGTCCCACCGGGGCAACGATGAGATGCCGTCCGATCGGCCTGAAGCGCGCCTTGGCGAACCTGGCCGGGAACGCGGTCAAGTATGGCGCCTCCGCCACTGTGATCCTGGAGACTCTGCCGGACCGTCTGGTGATCTCGATCGACGACGAGGGTCCGGGCATCCCCGACAGCGAACTGGAAACGGTGTTCAACCCGTTCTACCGTCTTGAGGAGTCCCGCAACAGGGAAACCGGCGGCTTCGGTCTCGGCTTGACGGTGGCCCGGTCGGTCATCAGGGGGCATGGCGGCGATCTGGTCCTGGAGAACCGCCCGTCCGGCGGGCTGCGCGCCTTGATTACGCTCCCATGGGTCTCCTGA
- a CDS encoding response regulator: METAAHILIVDDHQEIRDLLGRFLERHGFRSTACRDGAEMRRALEAARFDLIVLDLMLPGDDGLKLCRELRSPEAGNPDIPIIMLTAMSEETDRIVGLEVGADDYLPKPFNPRELLARIRAVLRRTASSHSDIVKAPHEYRFSGWALDLVRRELTSPPGALVTLTGAEYDLLLAFLERPGQVLSRDQLLELARNRIHGYGRSVDVQVSRLRHKMGDDTSSRPLIKTIRGSGYVLTADVERA, translated from the coding sequence ATGGAAACCGCAGCCCACATCCTTATTGTTGACGACCATCAGGAAATCCGGGATCTGCTCGGCCGCTTCCTGGAGCGACATGGATTCCGATCGACCGCCTGTCGGGACGGAGCCGAGATGCGGCGGGCCCTCGAGGCCGCCCGTTTCGACCTCATCGTCCTCGATCTGATGCTGCCCGGGGACGACGGGCTCAAGCTCTGCCGCGAACTTCGATCGCCCGAGGCCGGGAACCCCGACATCCCCATCATCATGCTGACGGCGATGAGCGAGGAAACTGACCGGATCGTCGGCCTGGAGGTGGGAGCCGACGACTACCTCCCGAAGCCGTTCAACCCCCGAGAACTCCTCGCCCGCATCAGGGCCGTTCTTCGCCGCACGGCCAGCTCTCACTCCGACATCGTCAAGGCACCGCATGAGTACCGTTTTTCCGGATGGGCTCTGGACCTCGTCCGGCGGGAGCTGACATCCCCGCCCGGAGCCCTGGTCACCCTCACGGGCGCCGAGTACGACCTGCTTCTCGCTTTTCTGGAGCGGCCCGGCCAGGTGCTGAGCCGCGACCAGTTGCTGGAACTCGCGCGAAACCGCATCCACGGCTACGGCAGGAGCGTCGATGTCCAGGTCAGCCGTCTCAGGCATAAGATGGGTGACGACACATCTTCCAGGCCACTCATCAAGACGATACGGGGGTCCGGCTATGTTCTCACCGCGGATGTCGAGCGAGCTTGA
- a CDS encoding four-helix bundle copper-binding protein, with protein MLAREMIGTHPEVKGNINDALIRCIEECYSCAQTCISCADACLAEDMVKELRQCIRLNLDCADICAATGSVATRRTGSNEELIRLTLQACAAACRICGAECDSHASMHEHCRICAESCRRCEQACQSALQSMAA; from the coding sequence ATGCTAGCTCGCGAGATGATCGGAACACACCCTGAAGTAAAGGGGAACATCAATGATGCCCTGATCCGCTGCATCGAGGAGTGTTACTCCTGCGCCCAGACCTGCATCTCGTGCGCGGATGCCTGCCTCGCTGAAGACATGGTCAAGGAGCTTCGCCAGTGCATTCGGCTCAACCTTGACTGTGCGGACATCTGTGCTGCCACTGGATCGGTTGCGACTCGCCGTACGGGGTCGAATGAAGAACTGATCCGCTTGACGCTGCAAGCCTGCGCGGCCGCTTGCCGTATCTGTGGTGCTGAATGCGACAGCCATGCATCGATGCACGAGCATTGCCGGATCTGCGCGGAATCCTGCCGACGCTGTGAGCAGGCTTGTCAGTCAGCACTTCAGAGCATGGCCGCCTGA